Proteins from a genomic interval of Symmachiella macrocystis:
- a CDS encoding YybH family protein has protein sequence MKQTALLLGILIVCSRLNWADDSTTNKSPTEGNATAATLDTSPAEMDPTEAAVREQLRAYVTVFNKHDAAVVANHWSADGVSIDLETGERTEGRESLQQEFAEFFKQYPQARLSGHADTVRMVRPDIALVEGQVTLVTGEGDPIESGYTALLVKEQDHWLISNSQERDLPTPTTSYDALKELEWLVGTWQDDVENASVITTVRWSESRAFLIRSFNVQHEDGESLSGTQVIGWDPLNKQIRSWTFHSDGSFGEGFASKNDEDWMIKMSHVHGDGRVSSGTQVITRVDDETISVQTIGETIDGELVPASDAVTVVRIEDADAAVNEAEATDKGESP, from the coding sequence ATGAAACAAACTGCATTGCTTTTGGGAATATTGATTGTCTGCAGTCGGCTGAACTGGGCTGACGACAGCACCACCAACAAATCGCCCACTGAGGGGAACGCCACTGCGGCAACTTTGGACACCTCCCCAGCGGAAATGGACCCGACCGAGGCGGCCGTTCGTGAACAGCTTCGCGCGTACGTCACTGTTTTTAACAAGCATGATGCAGCAGTTGTGGCAAACCATTGGTCCGCTGACGGAGTTTCGATCGACCTGGAAACCGGTGAACGAACAGAGGGGCGGGAAAGCCTGCAACAGGAATTTGCTGAGTTTTTTAAACAATACCCGCAAGCGCGATTGTCGGGACACGCCGATACAGTGCGGATGGTCCGGCCCGATATCGCACTGGTCGAAGGGCAAGTGACCCTAGTCACAGGCGAAGGTGACCCTATCGAGTCGGGTTACACAGCCCTGTTGGTCAAAGAACAGGACCATTGGCTGATCAGCAATTCACAGGAACGCGATCTCCCCACGCCAACGACGTCCTATGATGCTCTTAAAGAGTTGGAGTGGCTCGTTGGAACTTGGCAGGACGATGTCGAGAACGCGAGCGTGATCACGACGGTGCGCTGGTCGGAGAGTCGCGCGTTTCTGATCCGTTCTTTTAACGTCCAACATGAAGATGGCGAATCGCTTAGCGGAACACAGGTCATCGGCTGGGATCCCCTGAACAAGCAAATCCGTTCCTGGACCTTTCACTCGGATGGCTCCTTCGGCGAGGGTTTTGCTTCGAAGAATGACGAAGACTGGATGATCAAAATGTCGCACGTTCATGGTGATGGTCGGGTGTCATCTGGAACTCAGGTGATTACGCGGGTGGATGATGAAACGATTAGCGTTCAAACAATTGGGGAAACAATCGATGGCGAATTGGTTCCGGCTTCGGATGCGGTGACTGTCGTCCGTATCGAGGATGCGGATGCCGCGGTGAACGAAGCGGAAGCCACAGACAAAGGAGAATCGCCATGA
- a CDS encoding arylsulfatase, with translation MIAQLKVTLARAVVCLIACASVATAQDILPFPPPSSGSQAGVTIESSTYKKRVEPKRLKADAPNILIILIDDVGAATPSTYGGEIHTPTLDRIAKAGISYNRFHSTAMCSPTRASLLTGRNHTRVGNGQIAAIANDFDGFSGVIPKTSATMAEVLKCYGYNTASFGKWHNTPEEQITSKGPFDYWPTGYGFEYFYGFLAGEASQYEPTLVRNTTYVDRPETSGGNNHYHLSEDIADDAIHWMREQKAYSPDKPWFIYWAPGASHGPHQVMKEWADKYKGKFDDGWDAYRERVFANQKKLDWIPKNTGLTPRAESMAAWESIPENEKPFQRRLMEVFAGFTEHADAQAGRLIDEITAQGDLDNTLILYIWGDNGSSAEGLYGTISEQLAQNAIPTKISQHLEALEELGGLDALGTDKTDNMYHAGWAWAGSTPYKGTKLQGAYFGGIRQPMAISWPKSIKADATPRPQFHHVNDIVPTVYDILDIPAPQVVNGFTQDPFDGVSMSYTFDDAKAAGTKTTQFFDIMASRSIYQDGWFACARGPREPWVGGIPKGIREWSPLTDTWELYNLDEDWSQSNDLAEKMPGKLEEMKALFLTESAKNKNLPIGGGLWSTALYHPEDAPASSLTEWTFDHPIIGMPESAAPKLGKVSSLVSMEVDIPENANGVLYALAGFSGGITCYVKDGILCYEFNLFEIQRTKIRSQEKLPTGKVTIEVESKLVDKIGGPMDVTLKVNGEQVAKDRVLAAMSLHFTSNATFDIGTDKDSPVSLDYYDQAPFTFNGKIGATKITYSTDKE, from the coding sequence ATGATTGCTCAATTGAAAGTCACATTGGCGCGAGCCGTCGTTTGCCTCATCGCATGCGCATCGGTAGCGACTGCCCAAGATATTTTGCCCTTTCCTCCTCCCTCGTCTGGTTCTCAGGCTGGAGTCACCATTGAAAGTTCCACTTACAAGAAACGCGTGGAGCCGAAGCGGCTGAAGGCAGACGCGCCGAATATCCTCATCATCTTGATCGATGACGTCGGCGCTGCCACGCCATCCACCTACGGTGGCGAGATCCATACGCCGACGCTCGACCGCATCGCCAAGGCTGGCATTTCCTACAATCGCTTTCACTCGACTGCAATGTGTTCGCCCACAAGAGCCTCCTTGTTAACAGGGCGAAACCACACGCGCGTGGGCAACGGTCAGATCGCCGCCATTGCCAACGACTTCGACGGTTTCAGCGGTGTGATTCCCAAGACATCCGCCACGATGGCCGAGGTATTAAAGTGTTATGGCTACAACACCGCCAGCTTTGGCAAGTGGCACAACACGCCTGAGGAGCAGATCACTTCGAAAGGCCCCTTCGACTATTGGCCGACTGGCTACGGTTTCGAGTACTTCTACGGTTTTCTTGCCGGAGAGGCATCGCAATACGAACCCACCTTGGTGCGCAACACGACCTACGTCGACCGGCCGGAGACCTCCGGCGGCAACAACCACTACCATCTTTCCGAAGATATTGCCGATGACGCCATCCACTGGATGCGCGAGCAGAAAGCATATTCGCCCGACAAGCCTTGGTTTATCTACTGGGCGCCTGGCGCGTCCCATGGCCCGCATCAGGTAATGAAAGAATGGGCGGACAAATACAAAGGCAAGTTCGACGACGGCTGGGACGCTTATCGCGAGCGCGTATTCGCCAATCAGAAGAAACTGGATTGGATTCCTAAAAACACCGGGCTCACCCCACGCGCCGAATCGATGGCCGCTTGGGAATCGATACCCGAAAACGAAAAGCCCTTCCAGCGCCGATTGATGGAAGTATTTGCCGGTTTCACTGAGCACGCCGACGCCCAAGCCGGTCGTCTTATCGACGAAATCACGGCACAAGGCGACCTCGACAACACACTCATTCTTTATATTTGGGGCGACAACGGTTCCTCTGCCGAAGGGCTTTACGGCACCATTAGCGAACAACTCGCTCAAAACGCCATCCCCACAAAAATCTCTCAACATCTCGAAGCCCTCGAAGAACTCGGCGGTCTCGATGCCCTGGGCACCGACAAAACCGACAATATGTATCACGCCGGTTGGGCCTGGGCCGGCAGTACGCCCTACAAAGGCACGAAACTTCAAGGCGCCTACTTCGGCGGCATCCGCCAACCGATGGCCATCTCCTGGCCGAAGTCGATCAAAGCCGACGCCACTCCACGTCCCCAGTTTCATCATGTCAATGATATTGTCCCCACCGTCTATGACATCCTCGACATTCCTGCGCCGCAGGTCGTCAATGGATTCACCCAGGACCCCTTCGATGGGGTCAGCATGAGTTATACCTTCGACGATGCAAAGGCCGCAGGTACGAAGACCACCCAGTTCTTCGATATCATGGCTAGCCGCAGCATCTATCAGGATGGCTGGTTCGCCTGCGCGCGTGGTCCCCGCGAACCGTGGGTCGGCGGCATTCCCAAAGGAATCCGCGAATGGTCGCCACTCACCGACACGTGGGAACTGTATAACCTCGACGAAGACTGGAGTCAGTCGAACGATCTTGCAGAGAAAATGCCTGGAAAGCTAGAGGAAATGAAGGCCCTCTTCCTGACCGAGTCCGCCAAGAACAAGAACCTTCCTATCGGAGGCGGCCTGTGGTCCACCGCACTGTATCACCCAGAAGACGCGCCCGCATCGAGTCTCACCGAGTGGACGTTCGATCATCCGATTATCGGTATGCCAGAATCTGCTGCACCCAAACTTGGCAAGGTCAGCAGCCTCGTTTCCATGGAAGTAGACATCCCTGAAAATGCCAACGGAGTGCTCTATGCGCTCGCCGGATTTTCCGGAGGCATCACCTGCTACGTAAAGGATGGTATCCTCTGCTACGAATTCAATCTCTTTGAGATCCAGCGAACCAAAATCCGTTCCCAGGAAAAACTACCGACCGGTAAGGTCACGATCGAAGTCGAGTCCAAACTTGTCGATAAGATCGGCGGGCCCATGGATGTCACACTGAAAGTCAATGGCGAACAAGTTGCCAAGGACCGTGTCCTCGCCGCCATGTCACTGCATTTCACATCCAACGCGACATTTGACATCGGCACTGACAAAGATTCACCGGTCTCTCTTGACTACTACGATCAAGCACCATTCACATTTAATGGTAAGATCGGAGCAACCAAGATCACTTACTCAACAGACAAGGAATGA
- a CDS encoding arylsulfatase translates to MCCVLCLTFSRAAQAQNGDGSVLPFPPTQMNQSVAKPRLQDSTMKWPQDPQRLPADSPNILIVLIDDVGFGISETFGGEVHTPTMTKLANEGIRYNAFHTTSICSPTRASLLTGRNHTRVGTGTIAERAIAFDGYTGVIPKTAATIAEVLKNYGYHTSAFGKWHNTPATETTAIGPKDRWPNGYGFEHFYGFLAGETSQYEPRLVENYDAVEPPHDDPTYHLTQDMVQKSLAWIDEHQAYAPDKPFLMYWAPGAVHGPHHIFPEWADKYKGKFDDGWDAYRERVHKRQLEMGIIPPGTQLTPRPETMQAWADIPPDQLAFQRRGMELFAGFAEHTDAQVGKLITGLEERGLRENTLIIFIYGDNGSSSEGQQGSISELLAQNNIPNTVEQQLAALETLGGLEVLGSSKTDNMYHAGWAWAGSTPFQATKLVASHFGGTRNPMIISWPKGIPPDKTIRNQFSHVIDVAPTLYEILGITPPKVVNGQKQIPIDGTSFAYTFTDAQAKPRKNVQFFDNNGSRAIYKDGWIACAFGPFIPWNTPASVPRVAKWDSATDEWELYNVTQDFSQANNLAQSMPEKLAELKKEFLLLANDNKDFPIGAGNWLRLHPEDRITTPYTSWTFNANTRRMPEFTAPGLGRESNTVEIDLDIPKNASGVLYALGGSGGGLTLYMDQGRLVYLYNMLIIEQYTARSAEPIPAGQHKIKVVTDITGPGQSGTVTFFVDKKQVGQVELKRTVPVAFSASESFDVGADLGSTVSLDYFDRRPFEFNGSIQSVKVNLKKR, encoded by the coding sequence TGGCCCCAGGATCCACAACGACTTCCCGCCGATTCCCCCAATATTTTGATCGTACTGATCGACGATGTAGGCTTTGGTATCTCCGAGACCTTCGGCGGCGAGGTTCACACGCCGACGATGACCAAGCTCGCCAACGAAGGTATTCGCTACAATGCGTTTCACACGACTTCAATCTGTTCCCCGACGCGGGCTTCGCTTCTGACGGGACGCAATCATACACGCGTCGGGACCGGTACCATCGCAGAACGCGCCATTGCCTTTGACGGCTACACCGGCGTGATCCCCAAGACGGCTGCGACCATTGCTGAAGTGCTGAAAAACTACGGCTATCACACCTCAGCTTTTGGCAAGTGGCACAATACCCCCGCCACCGAAACGACCGCGATCGGTCCCAAGGACCGCTGGCCGAATGGCTACGGATTTGAGCATTTCTACGGCTTTCTCGCCGGGGAGACTTCGCAATACGAGCCGCGCCTTGTAGAAAACTACGATGCCGTCGAGCCTCCGCACGACGACCCCACCTATCATCTCACCCAAGACATGGTGCAAAAATCGCTCGCCTGGATCGACGAACACCAGGCCTATGCACCCGACAAGCCGTTTCTAATGTATTGGGCGCCAGGGGCCGTCCACGGACCGCATCACATCTTTCCCGAGTGGGCGGACAAATACAAAGGCAAGTTCGATGACGGCTGGGATGCCTATCGGGAACGCGTTCATAAACGTCAGCTTGAAATGGGCATCATTCCCCCCGGCACGCAGCTCACGCCCCGCCCCGAAACGATGCAAGCTTGGGCGGATATTCCGCCAGACCAACTTGCCTTCCAACGCCGCGGTATGGAACTGTTCGCGGGATTTGCTGAACACACCGATGCACAAGTCGGCAAGTTGATCACAGGCCTTGAAGAGCGCGGCCTCCGTGAAAACACACTCATCATTTTTATCTACGGCGACAACGGATCCAGCTCCGAAGGCCAGCAAGGTTCCATCAGTGAATTGCTCGCGCAAAATAACATCCCGAACACTGTTGAGCAGCAGCTTGCTGCGTTAGAAACTCTGGGCGGCCTCGAGGTCCTCGGTTCATCCAAGACCGACAATATGTATCACGCGGGATGGGCCTGGGCTGGAAGCACTCCGTTTCAGGCGACCAAGCTCGTGGCTTCGCATTTCGGCGGCACTCGTAACCCGATGATCATCTCCTGGCCTAAAGGCATTCCTCCAGACAAAACCATCCGGAATCAGTTTAGCCACGTCATCGATGTGGCACCGACCCTCTACGAAATCTTGGGCATCACGCCACCCAAAGTCGTCAACGGCCAAAAACAGATACCCATCGACGGAACAAGCTTCGCCTATACATTTACCGATGCGCAAGCCAAACCGCGCAAGAATGTCCAATTCTTCGACAACAATGGCAGCCGCGCCATCTACAAAGATGGTTGGATCGCATGTGCGTTCGGCCCGTTCATCCCGTGGAACACACCCGCATCGGTCCCCCGCGTCGCAAAATGGGATTCTGCCACCGACGAGTGGGAACTTTACAATGTCACGCAGGATTTTTCACAGGCGAACAATCTTGCTCAAAGCATGCCGGAAAAACTTGCGGAGTTGAAAAAAGAATTCCTTTTGCTCGCCAACGACAACAAGGATTTCCCGATCGGCGCCGGCAACTGGCTGCGTTTGCATCCCGAAGATCGCATCACCACGCCCTACACGAGCTGGACATTCAATGCCAATACGCGGCGCATGCCTGAGTTCACCGCGCCCGGATTGGGACGAGAAAGCAACACCGTCGAGATCGACCTCGACATTCCCAAGAATGCCAGCGGTGTGCTGTATGCACTGGGCGGTTCCGGCGGTGGCCTCACGCTCTATATGGACCAAGGCCGCCTCGTCTACTTGTACAATATGCTGATCATCGAGCAATACACGGCCCGCAGCGCCGAACCGATCCCCGCCGGTCAGCACAAGATTAAGGTCGTCACCGATATCACTGGGCCTGGACAATCGGGAACCGTCACTTTTTTTGTGGACAAGAAGCAAGTCGGCCAGGTTGAACTCAAACGCACAGTCCCAGTCGCATTCAGCGCCAGCGAATCCTTCGATGTTGGCGCAGACCTCGGATCAACGGTTTCGCTCGACTATTTTGACCGAAGACCGTTTGAGTTCAACGGCAGTATTCAGAGTGTCAAAGTGAATTTAAAAAAACGTTAG